The Synergistaceae bacterium DNA window CATGTTACGAGACATAGGCGACAAGGCACGTGCAAGACCTGAAGCAAATATAGTGATTCTTGCGTCAATTAACACACAAGATAATTCTTGCCAAATTGTAGCAATGGCCAACGATGAGGCAGTTAATAAAGGCATAAACGCGGGCGAACTCGTAAAAGAGGCTTGTATAATTCTAGGCGGTAAGGGCGGGGGAAGAAAGAATCTCGCTCAAGGGGGCGGCAAAGAAGGCTCAAAACTTGAGGCGGCTTTAAAGCGTGTTCGTGAAATAATTGCTAATAAATAATTAAATTAAATTTAAATAAGGAGATTTGCATTTATGCAGCATGGCATAATAATAAAGATTGCTTCAGGCCGGGAGGTCTGGAGCAAGTAAGGATTTCAGCACCTCCCAAGAGAATAAGAGAATAAAATTTTAATCTTTTAGGAGGTCTAATAAATTGAACAGAGTAAACAAGAGGCATTCTCTTGAAAAAGGATATTACAAGACTCACCCGTGCAATGAGGGCTTTACGTGTAAATTTTGCGGTTGGAAAGTTAATCCGCCTTTATTCGGTGAAAATCATCGCAATCACTGTAATAACTGCCTCACAAGTCTTCATTTGGATAATGAGCCGGGGGACCGCGAGTCAGATTGCGGGGGCATTATGGAACCTATAGGCGTGTGGGTCAGGAAAAACGGAGAATGGGCAATAATTCACCGTTGTAAAATTTGCGGACATTTGAGCGTCAATCACGTTGCGCCCGATGATAACCCCGTAAAATTAATCTCTATTGCAATGAAACCTATCGCCTGCCCTCCGTTCCCAGTTGAAAGAATGCAGGAATTTGAGGAGATTTTGAAAATTTGAGCAGAGTTTTAGCACTTGACATCGGGACAGTTAGAATCGGTGCGGCAATTTCTGATCCTTCACGAATAATCGCGCAGGGACTCGGAGTCTGGCAAATTGATACGTGGCGTGAAGAGTTTGACTCGTGCATTAAAAAATTTGATCCTGCTGTAATAGTTCTCGGACTCCCAGTAAGAACCGACGGCAAAAAAAGCGACGCAGCAGAAAGAGTCATAAATA harbors:
- a CDS encoding RNHCP domain-containing protein, which gives rise to MNRVNKRHSLEKGYYKTHPCNEGFTCKFCGWKVNPPLFGENHRNHCNNCLTSLHLDNEPGDRESDCGGIMEPIGVWVRKNGEWAIIHRCKICGHLSVNHVAPDDNPVKLISIAMKPIACPPFPVERMQEFEEILKI
- the ruvX gene encoding Holliday junction resolvase RuvX; amino-acid sequence: MSRVLALDIGTVRIGAAISDPSRIIAQGLGVWQIDTWREEFDSCIKKFDPAVIVLGLPVRTDGKKSDAAERVINILDSLKSEYPDIIFTTWDERFTTVIAQKMLIEADISRKQRRKTVDKVAAVLILESWLEANK